A part of Papilio machaon chromosome 21, ilPapMach1.1, whole genome shotgun sequence genomic DNA contains:
- the LOC106711101 gene encoding coiled-coil domain-containing protein 86, which yields MSSETDIKVNSLIENIKKNQDNESSEKSIVKKQPKKQENKDEIRGKPKSGRFWKSQKEKFSTINKTKGLKLDFQKKTALRMELKRTKELSKSLLEQFKEKELERKERRRENIKRAAENKQKSEIVQVITNTAKLKRMKKKQLRFIQKRDTNKAIEASK from the exons ATGTCTTCAGAAACAGACATTAAAGTTAATTCTTTAATAGAGaacataaagaaaaatcaGGACAATGAATCTAGTGAAAAATCGATTGTTAAAAAACAACccaaaaaacaagaaaataaagatgaaataaGAGGAAAACCTAAATCTGGTCGATTTTGGAAATCTCAGAAAGAAaa GTtttcaacaataaataaaacaaaaggatTGAAGTTAGATTTCCAGAAAAAGACTGCTCTACGTATGGAATTGAAACGCACAAAAGAATTGTCTAAAAGTCTTTTAGAACAATTTAAAGAGAAGGAACTAGAGCGTAAAGAGAGGCGAcgagaaaatataaaacgtgCCGCAGAAAACAAACAGAAGTCAGAGATTGTACAAGTAATAACTAATACTGCTAAACTAAAAAGaatgaagaagaaacaattaagATTTATTCAGAAGAGAGACACAAATAAAGCTATAGAagcaagtaaataa
- the LOC106711093 gene encoding actin-related protein 2/3 complex subunit 3, with the protein MPAYHSTLTDYTQSVGNLALLPLRTTYRGPAPTNPKQELDVIDEALNYFKANVFFRFYEIKSDADRVLIYLTLYISECLKKLQKCSNKNQGQQEMYMLAISKFDIPGEPGFPLNSVYAKPTSTQEADLMRQYLQQLRHETGNRVCEKVFATEDGKPSKWWLCFAKRKFMDKSLSGPGQ; encoded by the exons ATGCCG GCGTATCATTCGACATTAACTGATTACACGCAATCAGTTGGAAACTTGGCTCTGTTGCCTTTGCGCACTACTTACAGAGGCCCAGCGCCCACCAATCCTAAACAAGAATTGGACGTTATCGACGAAGCACTTAACTATTTTAAGGCCAATGTATTCTTTAGATTTTATGAGattaag TCTGATGCAGACAGAGTTCTTATATACTTAACTCTGTATATTTCGGAATGTCTAAAGAAATTGCAAAAGTGCTCTAATAAGAATCAGGGTCAGCAGGAAATGTATATGCTTGCCATATCTAAATTTGACATCCCCGGAGAGCCTGGATTTCCTCTTAATTCAGTTTATGCTAAACCCACCAGTACTCAAGAAGCAG atttgaTGAGACAATATCTGCAGCAATTGAGGCATGAAACTGGTAACAGGGTGTGTGAGAAG GTGTTTGCAACAGAAGATGGCAAACCAAGCAAGTGGTGGCTCTGTTTTGCTAAAAGGAAA